A single window of bacterium DNA harbors:
- a CDS encoding CoB--CoM heterodisulfide reductase iron-sulfur subunit A family protein has protein sequence GIPGNPTVAEHIEFLTKELEKLDNVKVYLSTEIEDIEGYVGNYKTTIRTPDGRETLEHGVVIVTTGAKQYEPKQGEYGWGMSEKVITMRDLDMKLAEGEIKVEDGETFAFIQCVGSRNDEHPYCSRVCCTKAVEEAVYIKSKNPKARVVVFYRDIRTYGYAELIYRKAREMGTLFIRFDPEKPPEVTIGDDGKPKIKAWDILLGAYFEMPFDWVVLNAGIVPDRENNEKLSKMLKVPLTADGFFLEAHMKLRPVDFATDGVFLAGLAHSPKNVEESIAQAQAAVSRACTILSKDYVEAAGTTAEVNEFTCVGCGTCVSVCAYSAIELVEKKVMGKVKVVASVNPALCKGCGACAAACRSNSIDLKGFTNDEVVEEVEAISWEVF, from the coding sequence AGGGCATACCCGGTAACCCAACAGTTGCTGAACATATTGAGTTCCTTACCAAGGAGCTTGAGAAACTCGATAATGTTAAGGTTTACCTTTCCACCGAGATAGAGGACATCGAGGGATATGTGGGCAACTACAAAACGACGATAAGAACCCCCGACGGAAGGGAGACACTTGAGCACGGAGTGGTTATAGTAACGACGGGAGCAAAGCAATACGAGCCAAAACAGGGCGAATATGGCTGGGGGATGTCGGAAAAAGTCATAACGATGCGAGACCTCGACATGAAACTTGCCGAAGGCGAGATAAAAGTCGAAGACGGTGAAACATTCGCTTTCATTCAGTGTGTCGGTTCAAGAAACGATGAACATCCATACTGTTCACGAGTTTGCTGCACGAAAGCTGTTGAGGAAGCGGTTTACATAAAGAGCAAGAATCCTAAAGCACGGGTCGTTGTGTTCTACAGAGACATTCGCACATACGGTTATGCTGAACTTATTTATAGAAAAGCAAGAGAAATGGGCACACTGTTTATCCGATTTGACCCTGAGAAGCCACCTGAAGTAACGATTGGTGATGATGGCAAGCCAAAAATTAAAGCATGGGACATACTTTTGGGCGCATACTTCGAGATGCCATTCGACTGGGTAGTTCTTAACGCAGGCATAGTTCCTGACCGTGAGAACAACGAGAAGCTTTCCAAGATGCTTAAAGTTCCGCTTACCGCCGATGGTTTCTTCCTCGAGGCGCACATGAAACTACGACCCGTTGACTTCGCCACCGACGGCGTGTTCCTTGCCGGTCTTGCTCATTCCCCGAAAAATGTTGAGGAATCGATAGCACAGGCTCAGGCTGCGGTATCGAGAGCGTGCACCATACTTTCAAAAGATTATGTTGAGGCTGCCGGCACTACTGCTGAGGTGAACGAATTCACCTGCGTAGGTTGCGGAACATGCGTTTCCGTTTGCGCCTACAGCGCAATAGAGCTCGTCGAAAAGAAGGTCATGGGTAAAGTAAAGGTTGTTGCGAGCGTTAATCCTGCCCTTTGCAAAGGCTGTGGTGCGTGCGCTGCCGCGTGCAGGTCGAATTCAATAGACCTTAAAGGGTTCACAAACGATGAGGTAGTGGAAGAAGTCGAGGCTATAAGCTGGGAAGTCTTTTAG
- a CDS encoding 4Fe-4S dicluster domain-containing protein, which translates to MAKKISDEKLKSWLGELASAGKLYGPDAKKMRWGKVDSVENLGNAFEIKTSPKEVFLPQDQTMFKYDLTDPAGTFAEIVPHPPEGAVLWGLKPCDARALMLIHRVYNEGSYKDVYFNSLWEGMIKIAIGCTNPLSTCFCTSFEGGNPFGTDGVDVLATKIDGQWIFEPVTERGEKLIANFDDATDEDNETLKRVKQAAIEKVDSTVPTVIAEKLWEKFGDEDFWFDLGATCLGCGICTFVCPSCYCFDINEEQIDRRVRRYRTWDSCQFALFTLEASGHNPRPTQLQRIRQRMMHKLSFFAKRYDGTQLCVGCGRCISACPTSIDIRDVARRAMA; encoded by the coding sequence ATGGCGAAAAAGATTAGCGATGAGAAACTCAAAAGCTGGCTTGGCGAACTTGCCAGCGCGGGCAAACTTTATGGTCCCGATGCGAAGAAGATGAGATGGGGCAAAGTAGATTCCGTGGAAAATCTTGGCAATGCCTTTGAGATAAAAACCTCGCCAAAAGAGGTATTTCTACCGCAGGACCAAACTATGTTCAAATACGATTTAACGGACCCTGCTGGCACATTCGCTGAAATCGTCCCACATCCTCCCGAAGGAGCAGTACTTTGGGGTCTTAAACCGTGCGATGCTAGAGCGTTGATGTTAATCCATAGGGTTTATAACGAGGGTAGTTACAAGGATGTTTACTTTAATTCGTTGTGGGAAGGCATGATAAAAATTGCTATTGGGTGCACCAACCCGCTTTCCACATGTTTTTGCACCTCGTTTGAGGGTGGCAATCCGTTCGGCACAGATGGTGTGGATGTCCTTGCGACTAAAATTGATGGGCAGTGGATTTTTGAACCAGTAACTGAGCGTGGGGAAAAACTCATAGCCAACTTCGACGATGCAACGGATGAGGACAATGAGACTCTTAAGCGGGTTAAACAAGCTGCTATCGAAAAAGTCGATTCCACAGTGCCAACGGTTATAGCGGAAAAACTATGGGAGAAGTTTGGGGACGAGGATTTCTGGTTTGATTTGGGGGCAACATGTCTTGGCTGCGGTATTTGCACATTCGTTTGCCCGAGTTGCTATTGCTTCGACATAAACGAGGAGCAAATAGACCGAAGGGTTCGCCGTTATCGCACCTGGGATTCCTGCCAGTTCGCACTTTTTACCCTTGAGGCATCGGGTCACAATCCACGACCCACCCAGCTTCAGCGGATACGCCAGCGAATGATGCACAAACTTTCGTTTTTTGCCAAGCGCTACGATGGAACCCAGCTTTGCGTGGGCTGCGGACGATGCATCAGCGCCTGCCCAACGAGCATAGACATAAGAGATGTCGCAAGAAGAGCGATGGCGTGA
- a CDS encoding T9SS type A sorting domain-containing protein: MKHLIFIALLLLSSFPVFASWTDVIDLDIAPYFSVDAVSLDTLIFAYSNCIFGSDSDSVVVGYITSGGFSKDTVLLKDVHPASVMHPTKILVTEEGNRWVFVQANEWEVYAFHNDGLNWVRMDPPCPMWTTPDLFVTHEDEIWIFLFIGFGLLHSLDAETNYVYYSPGGWSAGSIAPLSGYVTVDPLFSRVFDDSVVFWFSTGDIPATSVLKTVLNRSTGNWSPVESKIYYIPSIGRGIGNFVFDGRCYYYQAIDPMYMLICQSCSSVVGFRIDTLFAHHPDDRNFPKIFFAFDDSLGLWAFWERYDMVTLDSCFLYIMKKETNWVVLDSIKVLPLIEDLKPAFYGNELVGIVWRRTHDYGCHVRLKMRASVNEQPVSKPLVDFDVFPNPCVNTVKLRFNKDNLLNVKTISYEIYDIKGRLVKKSTMPAGTPQIDLSSEKEGIYFLRLDFGGHIVTKRIVKIGDRT; this comes from the coding sequence ATGAAGCATTTAATCTTCATTGCCTTATTATTGCTATCATCATTTCCTGTATTCGCTTCTTGGACAGATGTCATAGATTTGGACATAGCCCCATATTTTTCAGTCGATGCAGTTTCATTGGATACGCTTATTTTTGCATATTCAAACTGCATATTCGGCAGTGACAGCGATAGTGTGGTAGTAGGTTACATTACCTCGGGGGGATTCAGCAAAGATACAGTTCTTCTTAAAGATGTTCACCCTGCCTCAGTTATGCATCCTACTAAGATATTAGTGACGGAGGAAGGGAACAGATGGGTTTTCGTTCAAGCCAATGAATGGGAAGTTTATGCCTTTCATAATGATGGTTTAAATTGGGTGAGGATGGACCCACCTTGCCCAATGTGGACTACTCCCGATTTGTTCGTCACTCACGAGGATGAGATTTGGATATTTTTATTCATTGGCTTCGGACTCTTGCATAGTTTGGATGCGGAAACGAATTATGTTTATTACTCCCCGGGCGGATGGAGTGCAGGTTCTATAGCTCCTCTGAGCGGATATGTAACTGTTGACCCACTTTTTAGCAGGGTATTTGACGACTCGGTTGTATTCTGGTTCAGCACTGGAGACATTCCTGCCACAAGTGTTTTGAAAACAGTCTTGAATAGGTCAACGGGCAACTGGTCACCAGTAGAATCAAAGATTTACTATATACCATCGATCGGCAGGGGTATAGGAAATTTCGTATTCGATGGCAGATGTTATTATTATCAAGCCATAGATCCAATGTACATGTTGATTTGCCAGTCTTGCTCATCTGTGGTCGGTTTCAGGATTGATACATTATTCGCACACCATCCTGATGATAGAAATTTCCCCAAGATATTTTTCGCTTTTGATGATTCGTTAGGACTTTGGGCATTTTGGGAGCGTTATGATATGGTTACGCTCGATAGTTGCTTCTTATACATTATGAAGAAGGAAACTAACTGGGTCGTCCTTGATTCGATCAAGGTGTTACCATTGATAGAGGATTTAAAACCAGCTTTTTATGGCAACGAATTAGTGGGTATAGTGTGGAGAAGAACTCACGATTACGGATGCCATGTCAGACTTAAGATGAGAGCCAGCGTGAATGAACAACCGGTAAGCAAACCATTAGTAGATTTTGATGTTTTCCCTAATCCCTGCGTTAATACTGTGAAACTGAGGTTTAACAAAGATAATTTGCTAAATGTAAAGACCATAAGTTACGAAATATACGATATTAAAGGTCGTTTAGTGAAAAAATCGACCATGCCAGCAGGCACCCCCCAAATAGACCTCTCGTCAGAAAAAGAAGGGATTTACTTTCTAAGACTGGATTTTGGAGGGCATATCGTAACTAAAAGGATTGTTAAAATCGGAGACCGAACGTAG
- a CDS encoding glycosyltransferase family 4 protein produces MGAIRLRCRGSGGRATTAPELSRGRPSGVFLMSMGRVDIAVIRHGDPVAEVFENSLRFDTVFGYETQIEYAIGERKALIIGKRDKRKSAKKGNILLETIPVNISFAPRRWANKIYYEYMLTLYWLMRTNPRVVVSIGHSYDHIVAHIYSHIAEARHIVALTGNIFWGRSPVKRFFQGMIKHIVRDTGRVTVLSNGKAPIVELENAGLKTDHIIEYGPYYPPEYFADVELEPIFYDGDTFKILFVGRLDGTKGEFDFVRAAKMIVEQVDERELGKKLRFIVIGNGPKRTELERFVGELELGNYLMVLGMKPSFSIYSYMRHADIVAVPSYLEGLGKVLIEAKMAGAATVAYKTGGLRYLIEDGVDGLLVDKGDVGGLAKRMIELIENDELRQKISRNALKTREKYTNFKNSFAYKLREVLDEILGKEGSGLK; encoded by the coding sequence TTGGGAGCGATACGGTTACGATGCCGGGGTAGCGGTGGACGAGCCACCACCGCTCCAGAATTATCGCGTGGACGACCCTCAGGAGTTTTTCTTATGAGTATGGGGCGAGTTGATATCGCCGTGATTCGTCATGGCGACCCCGTCGCAGAGGTCTTTGAAAATAGTTTGCGATTCGACACAGTTTTCGGATACGAAACTCAGATAGAGTACGCTATAGGCGAGAGGAAAGCTCTTATCATAGGCAAGCGGGATAAGCGAAAAAGTGCGAAAAAGGGAAACATTTTGCTTGAGACGATACCGGTTAACATCAGTTTCGCGCCGCGCCGATGGGCAAATAAAATCTATTACGAGTATATGCTAACGCTCTATTGGCTAATGAGAACTAACCCGCGTGTGGTGGTTTCAATTGGTCATTCATACGACCACATAGTTGCCCACATTTACTCACATATCGCTGAGGCGAGGCATATCGTTGCACTTACTGGAAATATTTTCTGGGGGAGGAGCCCGGTAAAAAGGTTCTTTCAGGGTATGATAAAGCATATTGTGAGAGACACGGGGAGAGTAACTGTATTAAGCAACGGCAAAGCACCTATTGTGGAGCTTGAAAACGCAGGTTTGAAAACTGACCACATAATCGAATATGGTCCGTATTACCCGCCGGAGTATTTCGCGGATGTCGAACTTGAACCGATATTTTACGATGGCGATACTTTTAAAATTCTTTTTGTCGGCAGGCTTGATGGCACAAAAGGGGAGTTCGATTTCGTCAGGGCGGCGAAGATGATTGTTGAACAGGTTGACGAAAGAGAACTGGGGAAGAAGCTAAGATTTATTGTTATTGGCAATGGTCCCAAAAGAACGGAACTTGAAAGGTTTGTTGGGGAGCTTGAACTCGGTAACTATCTCATGGTTCTCGGTATGAAGCCAAGTTTTTCCATATATTCCTATATGAGACATGCGGATATTGTAGCCGTGCCATCGTATCTTGAGGGACTTGGCAAGGTGCTTATTGAAGCCAAAATGGCAGGTGCGGCGACTGTGGCATATAAAACTGGCGGTCTAAGGTATTTAATAGAGGATGGAGTTGATGGCTTATTAGTTGATAAGGGTGATGTGGGTGGTCTTGCGAAAAGGATGATCGAGCTTATTGAAAACGACGAATTGAGGCAAAAAATTTCCCGAAATGCTCTCAAAACGAGGGAAAAGTACACTAATTTTAAGAATTCGTTTGCGTACAAGTTGAGAGAGGTTTTAGACGAGATTTTAGGAAAAGAAGGCTCAGGATTAAAGTAA
- a CDS encoding TldD/PmbA family protein produces MDVIEKLRGKVDRGEIYFVESLSREVQFKGWKIRSSESKQQRGYGVRVIVDGKVGTAGTTDPNALDETIDDAISAAKFGEKLDLELPGKSEFSVPEIYDEKVTQLGIERMTDYGKELISRLEKYRNEADCEIGISTNQSVVRIANTEGFYGEYKKTAFALSAEIVRVKEGDIYIAWDYIHLTSLPSVEEAVEKITRRIDDIMQYRDQIVKAPSGRVPVVFSPYGTYAVFLPLSVGVNGMNIYTKASPVHDKLGQKLFDEKLTIVNDGTISGRPGTAPFDDEGVVVKKFPVVENGVLTNFVLDLTTAKKSGYKSNGCAQRSIFSPPIPAFANVIIQPGETSLSDLIGDIKEGLLVDFVLGMGQGNILSGAFSNPVSTGFKIENGKIVGRVKNVAIAGNIYENLKEIAGISKEALWAHGSYYSPYIRLDNISVVSK; encoded by the coding sequence ATGGATGTTATCGAAAAACTAAGGGGTAAGGTAGATAGGGGTGAGATTTACTTTGTTGAGAGTCTATCTCGTGAGGTTCAGTTCAAGGGTTGGAAAATAAGGAGCAGCGAGAGCAAACAGCAGCGCGGATACGGTGTTCGTGTTATTGTGGACGGTAAAGTGGGTACTGCTGGAACCACTGACCCCAATGCACTCGATGAGACGATAGACGATGCTATATCTGCTGCTAAGTTCGGTGAAAAACTCGACCTCGAGTTGCCCGGAAAATCGGAATTTAGTGTGCCCGAAATTTACGATGAAAAAGTCACTCAACTTGGAATAGAGCGGATGACTGACTATGGTAAAGAGCTTATATCTCGGCTTGAGAAGTATCGTAATGAGGCAGATTGCGAAATAGGAATAAGCACGAACCAGTCTGTGGTCAGGATAGCGAATACTGAAGGGTTCTACGGCGAGTATAAAAAGACCGCTTTTGCGCTATCGGCGGAAATTGTGAGAGTTAAGGAAGGCGATATCTACATTGCGTGGGATTACATCCATCTTACATCATTGCCCAGCGTTGAGGAAGCTGTGGAGAAGATAACGCGAAGAATTGATGACATAATGCAATACCGTGACCAGATAGTTAAGGCTCCATCGGGCAGGGTGCCGGTCGTTTTCTCGCCATATGGAACATATGCGGTGTTCCTTCCGCTTTCCGTCGGAGTCAATGGGATGAATATTTACACCAAAGCAAGCCCTGTGCACGACAAGCTTGGCCAGAAGCTTTTTGACGAAAAGCTAACGATCGTAAACGATGGCACTATTTCTGGAAGACCCGGCACGGCTCCTTTCGACGATGAGGGCGTTGTTGTTAAGAAATTCCCTGTTGTCGAGAATGGTGTTCTTACGAATTTTGTTCTCGACCTGACCACCGCCAAAAAGTCTGGGTACAAAAGCAACGGCTGTGCGCAGCGAAGCATATTCTCGCCGCCAATCCCGGCTTTCGCGAATGTCATAATTCAACCAGGCGAAACATCGCTTTCGGATTTGATTGGCGACATAAAGGAAGGGCTTCTTGTGGACTTCGTGCTCGGAATGGGACAGGGTAACATTCTTTCCGGTGCTTTCTCCAATCCGGTGTCCACAGGGTTCAAAATCGAGAATGGTAAGATAGTGGGAAGAGTTAAAAATGTTGCTATAGCGGGCAATATATACGAAAATCTTAAGGAAATAGCCGGCATAAGCAAAGAGGCACTTTGGGCGCATGGTAGTTACTATTCGCCTTACATAAGACTCGACAATATATCCGTAGTGAGCAAGTAA
- a CDS encoding 4Fe-4S binding protein: MNIEQQIRDEAKKLLESGDVEAVIGFTQSTFLGLPRPFVARTPEDAEKLVFNRFCRYNIAGYVNRMKGKKVAIVAKGCDSRSLGVLIAEKQVDRANLRIIGVPCEGMISRKKLEAKFGKLAALRKISLNENKVHAETVTGEKLSADIDELLHDSCKRCMHRNPVHYDVLVGEPVEENIDVNEHFAVAVEMYKKPASERWKFFSEMFLKCIRCYACRQACPTCYCEECFVDSRFPHWLDKGQHPTDIIFWHIGRLYHQAGRCVECGNCSEVCPVDIDFDAILAYQAKKVWERYGYDAGVAVDEPPPLQNYRVDDPQEFFL; the protein is encoded by the coding sequence ATGAATATAGAGCAACAAATCCGCGATGAAGCAAAAAAGCTGCTCGAAAGCGGCGATGTGGAAGCTGTTATAGGTTTCACACAATCCACATTTTTGGGCTTACCCCGACCTTTTGTGGCGAGAACACCTGAAGATGCTGAAAAGCTCGTTTTCAACAGATTTTGCCGTTACAACATTGCGGGCTATGTTAATCGTATGAAAGGCAAGAAAGTAGCCATTGTGGCGAAGGGTTGCGACAGCCGTTCTCTGGGCGTTCTCATAGCAGAAAAGCAGGTAGACAGGGCGAATTTAAGAATAATAGGCGTGCCGTGCGAAGGCATGATTTCGAGAAAAAAACTTGAGGCGAAATTTGGTAAACTCGCAGCTTTAAGAAAAATATCGCTAAACGAGAACAAGGTTCACGCAGAAACTGTAACTGGCGAGAAGCTCTCTGCTGACATTGATGAGTTACTTCACGACTCCTGTAAGCGATGTATGCATAGAAATCCCGTCCATTATGATGTCCTCGTTGGCGAGCCTGTTGAGGAAAACATAGATGTGAACGAGCACTTTGCTGTTGCCGTAGAAATGTATAAAAAGCCTGCTTCTGAACGCTGGAAGTTTTTCTCTGAAATGTTCCTTAAATGCATTCGCTGCTATGCTTGTCGTCAGGCGTGCCCTACATGCTATTGTGAAGAATGCTTCGTCGATTCGCGTTTCCCACACTGGTTAGATAAAGGGCAACATCCTACGGACATAATTTTCTGGCACATAGGAAGGCTTTATCATCAGGCGGGACGCTGTGTTGAATGCGGGAATTGTTCAGAGGTATGCCCAGTCGATATTGACTTTGACGCTATCCTTGCTTATCAGGCTAAGAAGGTTTGGGAGCGATACGGTTACGATGCCGGGGTAGCGGTGGACGAGCCACCACCGCTCCAGAATTATCGCGTGGACGACCCTCAGGAGTTTTTCTTATGA
- a CDS encoding TldD/PmbA family protein, translated as MRDDIFEKLIHAKNKIDGFGEIRFQRSKSLVIRFRNGRAEMINPTVDQGGCVRVLLAGHGFGFANFNSLDGLINAVSDATDASRALIPDEPIKLAEVEPVETSIEAKLKDDFRSHTLEEKVELLKSYDEILAGYDKRIIERTLIYTEEFIENFLVTTDGVRIYKQRADGVLVCVVRATDGKTVQSAHKSYATRHSFSELARKHDLVEEVAKIAVGLVEAEPIKGGKYTVVVHPSLAGVFIHEAFGHLSEADHIEENPQAREMMKLGRKFGPEFLNVIDDGSVVPEIRGTIFYDDEGVPAQKTYLIKNGVLVGRLHSRKTAASMGEKPTGNARAQDYNFQPIVRMTNTAIEAGPHPADQIFDGIKLGVYVIDAYGGQTELENFSFSAGHAYMIRDGKVAEMVRDVVLQGNLFETLANIEQIADDFVWCPMGGYCGKGGQRAKTAEGAPHIRIRNVLIAGK; from the coding sequence GTGAGGGATGATATTTTCGAAAAACTTATCCACGCAAAAAACAAAATCGACGGATTCGGAGAGATAAGGTTCCAGCGCTCTAAAAGTCTGGTCATAAGGTTTCGCAATGGTAGGGCGGAGATGATAAATCCTACGGTTGATCAGGGAGGATGCGTTCGAGTATTGCTTGCTGGACATGGTTTTGGATTCGCAAATTTCAACAGCCTTGATGGACTTATTAATGCTGTATCTGACGCTACGGATGCTTCTCGCGCGCTTATACCTGACGAGCCGATAAAACTCGCCGAGGTAGAACCTGTGGAAACCTCGATAGAAGCAAAACTAAAGGATGATTTTCGCAGCCATACGCTTGAGGAAAAGGTGGAACTGCTCAAAAGCTACGATGAGATACTGGCGGGCTATGATAAACGGATAATAGAGAGAACTCTTATCTATACTGAAGAATTTATTGAGAACTTCCTTGTCACCACGGATGGTGTCAGGATTTACAAGCAGCGAGCTGATGGTGTTTTGGTGTGTGTGGTTCGTGCAACGGATGGCAAGACCGTGCAATCCGCTCATAAAAGTTACGCTACTCGGCACTCATTCTCCGAGCTTGCCCGAAAGCATGACCTTGTGGAAGAGGTCGCGAAAATAGCCGTCGGACTCGTTGAGGCTGAACCTATTAAGGGTGGAAAATACACGGTAGTGGTGCATCCCTCTCTTGCGGGGGTTTTTATTCACGAAGCATTCGGCCATCTTTCAGAGGCTGACCATATAGAGGAAAACCCGCAAGCACGAGAGATGATGAAGCTCGGGCGGAAGTTCGGCCCCGAATTCCTTAATGTTATCGATGATGGTTCGGTTGTTCCTGAGATTCGTGGCACGATATTTTATGATGACGAAGGTGTGCCGGCGCAAAAGACTTATCTTATAAAAAATGGCGTGCTCGTGGGGCGGCTGCATTCTCGTAAGACCGCTGCGTCAATGGGAGAAAAACCTACTGGCAACGCTCGCGCGCAGGATTATAATTTCCAGCCCATAGTGCGAATGACGAATACGGCAATCGAGGCGGGACCACATCCGGCTGACCAAATTTTCGACGGCATAAAGCTTGGAGTGTATGTTATTGACGCTTATGGTGGGCAAACCGAGCTCGAGAATTTCTCTTTTTCTGCCGGGCATGCATATATGATTCGTGATGGCAAAGTGGCTGAGATGGTGCGCGATGTGGTTCTTCAGGGTAATTTATTCGAGACATTGGCGAACATCGAGCAAATAGCGGACGATTTCGTGTGGTGTCCCATGGGTGGGTATTGTGGCAAAGGTGGTCAGAGAGCCAAGACCGCCGAGGGTGCACCGCATATAAGAATAAGAAATGTGCTTATCGCAGGAAAATAG
- a CDS encoding TldD/PmbA family protein: protein MWDDYKDRLTSLFKGFEGFAEVRLERKRTLSIRMRNGNIESFNRTNNLGGFVRVLLPGRGWGVATLNSIDKLEQAFKDAVEASRVLIPDEPIKLAEVKPVVDKVENIMEDPYHAHSDEEKIDILRKHDELMHQHGGGEIAVTTGVYAEVFTEKLYANSIGSLIEHKLSDGFVYAVAQAKRGSDVQQCVKSRSSRNRFSDLTRLDDMVIDAAKTAKALLDAKPVEGGVYTVVIDPRLAGVFIHEAFGHLSEADFIIENPQAQKLMTLGRKFGPEFLNVIDDGTVMPELHGTIVYDDEGVPAQKTYLIKEGVLVGRLHSRETAGKLGEEPTGNARAQSYSFQPLVRMTNTAIEPGPHSAEHIFDGIKLGVYAIDAYGGQTELENFSFSAGHAYMIRDGKVAEMVRDVVLQGNLFETLANIEQVADDFQWGRWAGNCGKGGQSVPVDVGAPHIRIKNVTIGGRK, encoded by the coding sequence ATGTGGGATGATTATAAGGATAGGCTAACATCATTGTTCAAGGGTTTCGAGGGCTTCGCCGAGGTGAGGCTCGAGCGCAAGCGAACACTGTCAATAAGAATGCGTAACGGAAACATCGAGAGCTTCAATAGGACGAACAATCTGGGCGGTTTCGTGAGAGTTCTCCTGCCTGGTCGTGGCTGGGGAGTCGCGACATTAAATAGTATTGATAAGCTTGAGCAAGCATTCAAGGATGCTGTGGAAGCCTCGAGGGTGCTTATTCCTGATGAACCGATAAAGCTTGCCGAAGTGAAACCAGTGGTTGATAAAGTGGAAAACATCATGGAGGACCCGTATCATGCTCACTCTGATGAGGAGAAAATAGATATTCTTCGCAAGCATGACGAACTAATGCATCAGCATGGCGGCGGAGAAATAGCTGTTACTACGGGCGTGTATGCGGAGGTGTTCACGGAAAAACTTTATGCCAACTCTATAGGAAGTCTGATTGAGCATAAGCTTTCAGATGGGTTTGTGTATGCAGTAGCTCAGGCGAAGCGCGGGAGCGATGTTCAACAATGCGTTAAAAGCAGAAGCTCGCGGAATCGCTTCAGTGATCTTACGAGACTCGATGACATGGTTATTGACGCAGCGAAAACTGCGAAAGCGCTTCTTGATGCGAAACCTGTTGAGGGAGGGGTGTATACCGTCGTTATTGACCCTCGGCTTGCAGGAGTGTTCATCCATGAAGCTTTTGGCCACCTGTCGGAGGCTGACTTCATCATTGAGAATCCGCAGGCTCAAAAACTCATGACGCTTGGACGCAAATTTGGACCTGAATTCCTTAATGTTATCGATGACGGTACGGTTATGCCTGAGTTGCATGGCACGATAGTTTACGACGACGAGGGTGTTCCGGCACAGAAAACATACTTAATAAAGGAAGGTGTGCTTGTTGGCAGGCTTCACTCCCGAGAGACCGCAGGAAAGCTCGGTGAAGAGCCCACAGGGAACGCTCGTGCACAGAGCTACAGCTTCCAGCCGCTGGTTAGAATGACCAACACTGCCATAGAGCCGGGACCGCATTCAGCTGAGCACATTTTTGATGGAATAAAACTTGGTGTTTACGCTATCGATGCTTACGGTGGGCAAACTGAGCTCGAGAATTTCTCGTTCTCAGCGGGTCACGCATACATGATTCGTGATGGCAAAGTGGCTGAGATGGTGCGCGATGTTGTGTTGCAGGGAAACCTTTTTGAGACGCTCGCCAATATTGAGCAAGTAGCCGACGACTTTCAATGGGGCAGGTGGGCTGGAAACTGCGGAAAAGGTGGACAATCAGTTCCCGTTGATGTCGGTGCCCCTCACATCAGGATAAAAAATGTAACCATAGGTGGGCGAAAGTGA
- a CDS encoding hydrogenase iron-sulfur subunit, with amino-acid sequence MNDFKPKILAFLCNWCSYAGADLAGVSRIQYPPTIRVIRVPCSGRVNPLFALKALQVGADGVLISGCHPGDCHYITGNYYARRRFAAIHDLLDFLGFQMERINFAWCSASEGQRFAEIVKIVTDKVKSVGKNNFYIKDNFIDEMPSAKGA; translated from the coding sequence ATGAACGATTTTAAGCCGAAAATATTAGCATTTCTTTGCAATTGGTGCTCCTACGCGGGAGCTGATTTGGCTGGAGTCTCGCGAATCCAGTATCCGCCGACTATAAGGGTTATACGGGTTCCTTGTTCTGGAAGAGTTAATCCACTTTTTGCCCTGAAAGCGCTTCAGGTCGGTGCCGATGGAGTGCTCATATCAGGATGCCATCCGGGTGACTGCCATTACATTACTGGCAATTATTACGCAAGGCGCAGGTTCGCCGCTATACATGACCTGCTCGATTTCCTTGGATTTCAGATGGAAAGGATTAACTTTGCGTGGTGCTCCGCATCGGAGGGGCAAAGGTTCGCGGAAATAGTAAAAATAGTTACGGACAAAGTAAAGTCAGTCGGTAAAAACAATTTTTACATAAAGGACAATTTCATCGACGAGATGCCATCGGCAAAAGGAGCGTAA